One Chengkuizengella sediminis DNA segment encodes these proteins:
- a CDS encoding electron transfer flavoprotein subunit alpha/FixB family protein: MENNRGVWVYMEQKEGRIVNVSLELLGAGRKLADKLDVPLSGVLLGDKVKHLCPTVFEYGADQVYVMDDPILKNYRTESFMKGVNDFAEKYQPEIFLFGATPNGKDLASAVATDLCTGLTADTTMLDVEVETRLLEASRPAFGGNIMATILCKKHRPQMATVRPKVMKALQPEMGRKGEIIEESLDVNEDSLRTKVLEIVKDTKKKLKLDEADIIVAGGKGLGDEKGFTLIHELAEVLGGSVGASRDVVEAGWVGHDHQIGQTGITVTPKIYFAIGISGAVQHVVGMKNSELIIAINKDPNAPIFDASTYSVVGDALEILPILIEEFKTALKQEDGELKHA, encoded by the coding sequence ATGGAAAACAACAGAGGTGTATGGGTATACATGGAACAAAAGGAAGGACGGATTGTAAACGTTTCATTGGAGTTATTAGGGGCAGGCCGCAAGCTTGCAGATAAACTGGATGTTCCTCTATCCGGTGTTCTTTTAGGAGATAAAGTCAAACATCTATGCCCAACCGTATTTGAATATGGAGCAGATCAAGTTTATGTGATGGATGATCCTATCTTAAAGAACTATCGTACAGAATCTTTTATGAAGGGTGTCAATGACTTTGCGGAAAAATATCAGCCTGAAATTTTCCTGTTTGGAGCTACACCAAACGGTAAAGATTTAGCAAGTGCCGTTGCGACGGATTTGTGTACGGGATTAACAGCAGATACAACGATGTTAGATGTAGAAGTGGAAACGAGATTACTAGAAGCGAGTCGTCCTGCGTTTGGTGGAAATATTATGGCTACGATTTTATGTAAAAAACACAGACCACAAATGGCGACCGTCAGACCAAAGGTAATGAAAGCACTGCAACCTGAGATGGGACGCAAAGGGGAGATCATCGAGGAATCTTTGGATGTTAATGAAGATAGTTTACGCACAAAAGTATTGGAAATCGTGAAAGATACAAAGAAAAAGTTGAAACTTGACGAAGCGGACATCATCGTTGCAGGCGGAAAAGGACTTGGGGATGAAAAAGGTTTTACGTTAATTCATGAATTAGCAGAAGTTTTAGGAGGTAGTGTTGGCGCGAGCCGGGATGTAGTTGAAGCGGGTTGGGTTGGACACGATCATCAAATTGGACAGACGGGAATTACAGTTACACCAAAAATCTATTTTGCCATCGGGATATCTGGAGCCGTGCAGCATGTTGTTGGGATGAAAAATTCAGAACTTATTATAGCGATCAATAAAGATCCAAATGCTCCTATATTTGATGCTTCTACTTATTCTGTAGTTGGAGATGCACTTGAGATTTTACCGATATTAATCGAAGAATTCAAAACAGCTTTAAAACAAGAGGATGGTGAGTTGAAACATGCCTGA
- a CDS encoding ferredoxin family protein, giving the protein MEENKNAQTIEEKQYLIRFKADTESHLHVLSHDVCIEKCPDKLCTIFCPAEVYKWEDIRMHVGYEGCHECGSCRIGCPHENIKWEYPKGGHGIIFRLG; this is encoded by the coding sequence ATGGAAGAGAACAAAAATGCTCAAACGATTGAGGAAAAACAATACCTGATCCGATTTAAGGCAGATACAGAATCACATTTACACGTCTTGAGTCATGATGTTTGTATAGAAAAATGTCCAGATAAACTTTGTACAATTTTTTGCCCAGCAGAAGTGTACAAGTGGGAAGACATTCGGATGCATGTAGGATATGAAGGCTGTCATGAATGTGGAAGCTGCCGTATTGGTTGTCCACATGAAAACATCAAATGGGAATATCCAAAAGGCGGACATGGTATTATATTTAGATTAGGATAA
- a CDS encoding FAD-dependent oxidoreductase: MPEKFDVIVVGAGPSGTSCAYKCAQAGLKVLQIERGEYPGSKNVMGGVLYRKQMEAVIPEFWKDAPVERAIVEQRAWLLDGNSMVTTSVKNNDWEQEPCNNYTILRAKFDQWFANKAVEVGSLLINETVVLECIVEDGKVVGVRTDRPDGDVYADVVVLADGVNSLLAKKLGYHNELKPDEVALTVMEVLNLPKEVINDRFNVKDNQGVTIELFGDATKGNLGTAFIYTNKDSLNLGVGTTLSSMIKAKMKPYELIEYVKNHPMVSPLIKGAESAEYLAHLIPEGGYYSIPKLYGNGVLLVGDAAQMVNGIHREGSNMAMASGTLAAETIIAAKEKGDFSEDTLSSYKTAILDSFIGKDLKKYKDANHTFEEQPQYFKDYIPMINRAASSFLTVDGTSKRDKQKEALKTFTKDKGTFTVVKDMYRAWKVMK; the protein is encoded by the coding sequence ATGCCTGAAAAATTTGATGTGATTGTTGTAGGAGCTGGACCTTCCGGTACTTCCTGTGCTTATAAATGTGCACAAGCAGGATTAAAAGTTTTACAGATTGAACGTGGTGAATACCCTGGTTCTAAAAATGTGATGGGGGGCGTGCTTTATCGTAAACAAATGGAAGCCGTCATTCCCGAGTTTTGGAAGGATGCACCAGTAGAAAGAGCCATTGTGGAACAAAGAGCTTGGCTGTTGGATGGAAATTCAATGGTCACCACAAGTGTGAAAAATAACGATTGGGAACAAGAGCCTTGTAATAATTATACAATTCTAAGAGCTAAGTTTGATCAGTGGTTCGCGAATAAAGCAGTCGAAGTGGGATCTCTACTTATTAATGAAACCGTAGTGTTGGAATGTATTGTGGAAGATGGAAAAGTAGTGGGGGTAAGAACGGATCGTCCAGATGGGGACGTTTATGCAGATGTGGTTGTGCTTGCAGATGGTGTAAACTCACTTTTAGCGAAAAAATTAGGTTATCACAACGAACTAAAACCAGATGAAGTTGCACTCACGGTCATGGAAGTTTTGAACCTTCCGAAAGAGGTCATTAATGATCGTTTTAATGTTAAGGATAATCAGGGGGTTACGATAGAATTATTTGGTGATGCAACAAAAGGAAATCTAGGAACTGCCTTTATATATACAAATAAAGACAGCTTGAATTTAGGAGTAGGAACAACACTTTCAAGTATGATTAAAGCCAAAATGAAACCATATGAATTGATAGAATACGTAAAAAACCATCCGATGGTGAGTCCACTTATTAAAGGAGCAGAGTCTGCGGAATATTTAGCTCATTTAATTCCTGAAGGTGGATATTATTCCATTCCTAAGTTGTACGGCAATGGTGTGTTACTAGTTGGAGATGCAGCACAGATGGTGAATGGTATTCATCGTGAAGGTTCTAATATGGCTATGGCTTCTGGAACTCTTGCAGCAGAAACGATCATTGCAGCAAAAGAAAAAGGGGACTTTTCAGAAGATACTTTATCCAGTTATAAAACTGCTATCCTTGACAGCTTTATAGGTAAGGATTTGAAAAAGTATAAAGATGCGAATCATACCTTTGAGGAACAACCACAATATTTTAAAGATTACATTCCGATGATCAATCGTGCTGCCAGCAGCTTTTTAACCGTTGACGGCACTTCTAAAAGAGACAAACAGAAGGAAGCTCTAAAAACATTTACCAAAGATAAAGGCACATTTACAGTTGTTAAAGACATGTATCGTGCATGGAAGGTGATGAAATAA
- a CDS encoding helix-turn-helix domain-containing protein, giving the protein MFISYTPKYPISLYIDCLWRVKGQTATGKEKILPTEHMELIINFGGFHKAMVEPSKPMNFQINKEAWIVGLHTQHLLVESLGDSNMIGIRFKPGGGSAFFNFSMKELESKIIDMSLIWSSFVKEARERVYEEEDINKQFIILEELLLKKLKDNEDRFKIIVPALYKINKMQIDTTIQSISKEIGVSQKHLIQKFNENIGLTPNKLMRVLRFHQVLNTIDPSKDVSWLEIALTNHYYDQAHFNKDFLAFTGMSPTEYISSRKEIYGEQLQKGEDVKFVPLNR; this is encoded by the coding sequence ATGTTCATTTCATATACTCCAAAATATCCTATATCTCTCTATATTGATTGTTTATGGCGAGTAAAAGGACAAACTGCCACAGGAAAAGAAAAAATACTTCCAACTGAACATATGGAGTTAATTATAAACTTTGGAGGTTTTCATAAAGCAATGGTTGAGCCCTCAAAGCCTATGAACTTTCAAATCAATAAAGAAGCTTGGATTGTTGGTTTACATACACAGCATTTGTTAGTAGAATCTCTAGGGGATAGTAACATGATCGGAATTCGATTCAAACCTGGAGGTGGGAGTGCATTTTTTAATTTCTCTATGAAGGAGTTAGAATCGAAGATCATTGACATGTCACTTATCTGGAGTTCCTTTGTAAAGGAAGCTAGGGAGAGAGTGTACGAAGAGGAAGATATAAATAAACAGTTTATCATTTTAGAAGAGCTATTATTGAAGAAATTAAAAGATAATGAAGATCGTTTTAAAATCATAGTTCCTGCCCTGTATAAAATAAATAAAATGCAGATAGATACAACTATTCAATCCATAAGTAAAGAAATCGGAGTAAGTCAAAAACATTTAATTCAAAAATTCAACGAAAACATCGGATTAACTCCAAATAAACTTATGCGTGTACTGCGTTTTCATCAAGTATTAAACACAATTGATCCATCTAAGGATGTTTCATGGTTAGAAATTGCTTTAACAAACCATTATTATGATCAGGCTCATTTTAATAAAGATTTTCTTGCTTTTACTGGAATGTCTCCTACTGAATATATCTCTTCAAGAAAGGAAATTTATGGAGAGCAATTACAAAAAGGGGAGGATGTCAAATTTGTGCCTCTGAACAGGTAA